The sequence GGCCGGCGACAGCTTTGCCGCGGCCTATATCGCGGCTCGGCTCGGCGGCGCCGAGCCGGTCGAGGCGGCCCAGGCCGGGCATCGCCTCGCCAGCCTCGTGATCTGCTATCCCGGCGCCATTATTCCGGGCTATGCCATGCCGCCGAAGAAGCGGCATCGGCCGGCGGCCTCTCGCCAGGCCACCAAGTAAACGAGACCAACTGAAATAGAGATCTATGCCAACGGCTGCCCAACAAAACCACCTAGTCGCGCTGTTCAAAGCCGCGACCGTCATTCCCGTTCTCACCATCGAGCGGATCCAGGATGCCGTGCCGCTGGCACGTGCGCTGGTCGCCGGCGGCGTCCGCACGCTGGAGGTGACGATGCGCACCCCCGTCGCGATCGAGGCGGCGAGGGCGATGATGGCCGAGGTGCCCGAGGCGGTCGTCGGTATCGGCACGATCCTCAATCCGGCCGACTTCACCCGCGTCGAGAAGCTCGGCGTTGCCTTTGGGATCAGCCCCGGCCTCACCCCCGACCTCCTCAAGGCCGCCGCCCACAGCTCCCTGCCGTTTGCGCCTGGCATCGCGACCGCCTCCGAGCTGATGCTGGCGCTGTCGCACGGTTTCGACGTCGCAAAATTCTTCCCGGCCGAGCAGGCCGGCGGCATCAAGGGCTTGCGCTCCCTTGGTGGCCCGTTCCCCCATGTGCGGTTCTGCCCGACCGGCGGGGTCGGAGAGACCAATGCAGCGAGCTGGCTCGCCGAGCCAAATGTGGTTGCGGTCGGCGGTTCCTGGCTGTGCCCGACGGCCGAGATCAGGGCCGGGAACTGGGCCGGCATAACTGCCATCTGCGAGCGGGCCCTCAAGGCGCTGAAAGCCGCGTGAAGTCTTGCCATCCCTGGGCTAAGACTTAGGTCAGGAAGAGACCGCCAGGGAGAAAAGACCATGACCGCCAGCATCGTCGGATGGGCGCATACGCCGTTCGGCAAGTT comes from Bradyrhizobium sp. CCGE-LA001 and encodes:
- the eda gene encoding bifunctional 4-hydroxy-2-oxoglutarate aldolase/2-dehydro-3-deoxy-phosphogluconate aldolase — encoded protein: MPTAAQQNHLVALFKAATVIPVLTIERIQDAVPLARALVAGGVRTLEVTMRTPVAIEAARAMMAEVPEAVVGIGTILNPADFTRVEKLGVAFGISPGLTPDLLKAAAHSSLPFAPGIATASELMLALSHGFDVAKFFPAEQAGGIKGLRSLGGPFPHVRFCPTGGVGETNAASWLAEPNVVAVGGSWLCPTAEIRAGNWAGITAICERALKALKAA